The proteins below come from a single Bactrocera tryoni isolate S06 unplaced genomic scaffold, CSIRO_BtryS06_freeze2 scaffold_25, whole genome shotgun sequence genomic window:
- the LOC120780502 gene encoding putative nuclease HARBI1, translating into MILCVYKMSIRYVDARHAGANHDSFVFNVSDLKVHLQKNIQNNTWILGDAGYPLHKFLMTPYRLAEASSPQARYNTAHSKARNIVERTIGVLKSTFRFLLSVRGLLHSRKGYANCECLLRIAQYLPTLSSGISGRNTIYFTYYNDQ; encoded by the exons atgatt ctttGTGTTTATAAAATGTCTATTCGGTATGTGGATGCTAGGCATGCAGGCGCAAATCATgactcttttgttttcaatgttagCGATTTGAAAGTGCATTTACAGAAAAACATACAGAATAACACTTGGATCTTGG GCGACGCTGGCTATCCtctgcacaaatttttaatgacgCCTTATCGCTTGGCGGAAGCTTCTTCACCCCAAGCACGCTACAATACAGCACACTCAAAGGCCCGGAATATTGTAGAGCGGACAATTGGTGTACTCAAGAGTACATTTCGATTTCTTTTATCTGTACGAGGTTTATTACACTCCCGAAAAGGCTACGCAAATTGTGAATGCTTGTTGCgcattgcacaatatttgccaACACTTTCAAGTGGAATCTCCGGAAGAAATACCATCTACTTCACATACTACAATGACCAATGA